ATCACCTCTTCAACAAATCAGGTTTCTTTGAGAGCTTTCTGATTGAAGAAGGCTGGTTGCGCAAAGATCGTTTCACCGCCATGTATGGCATTTTCGCCATGGCTCAATGTGTAAACGAGCTGCAGGAGAAAGAAGGCCGTGACGGCAAATATGGGCATGACAAGGTAGCCAACACACTGGGTCATCGCATCTCCAAAGCGCTTTATGAAGCGGTTGAAGCACGCCCAATGGAAAACGTTTGGCAAGGTAAGGCTATGCTGCACTCACAAGCGGGCCTGAGCGATGATGATGGCTGTACCCCGGGAGTTCGTATTCCCTATGGCACCGAGCCGGACCCAGTGACCCATGTGCAAGCATTAGCTGGGCATCATGCTTACTATCCATCAGGTGTTTCCGAAATTCTGACGCTTGACGAAACCATTGAGAACAACCCAGCCGCGCTGGAGCAACTGGTTAAGGGCGCGTTTACTATGGGATTCCGTGAGTTTTCTGCCAACATCTCCAACAATGATCTGATACGCATTACCGGATACATGGTACGTTTGTCAGACATCGCGAAGTTTAAGGAATGCGGCGGGTCTCGCATCAATACGACAGTGCTGGGCGCGGAAGCTGCCGACTCCGGTAAAATTTTGGAGCGCGCACCACGAGTGATGAGCCATGAACTTACCCCACGCTACAGTAAGTAAGGTAATCAAGTTCTCTTGTGTGGACGGGCCGGGAAACCGGCTTGTCCTGTTTTTGCAAGGGTGCAATTTTGCCTGCCCGAGCTGCCACAACCCGCACACCATGAAGCTATGCAACGATTGCGGTGATTGCATACCGGAATGCCCAAGCGGTGCGCTGACAATAGTGCAAGGCAAGGTGCTGCATGATCCAAGTATTTGCGAGCATTGCGATAAATGTCTGGACGTCTGCCCAATCAACGCCAATCCGAAGGTGACGCAATACAGCGTTGAGGATGTGCTGGTTCTGCTGCGCCGGAATAAGCCATTTCTCAATGGCATCACCATCTCTGGCGGGGAAGCGACCACACAACTGAAGTTTATTATAGCTCTGTTTAGCGCCATCAAAACAGAAGAGAAATTGAAAGACCTCACCTGTTTTATTGACAGCAACGGCTACCTACCAAACACTGCGTGGCAAACTGTATTGCCCGTAACAGATGGCGTGATGCTGGACATCAAAGCGTTTAATAATGATCTCCACAGTCTGCTGACATCACGCAGCAACGAGCGAGTTCTCAGCTCTGCCAAACTGCTTTACGATGCAGGCAAGTTGCATGAACTGCGCTATCTCCTCATCCCGCACCGGACAGATAAACCGGAGGAACTGGAGCAACTCAAAGCGTTTATGCTTGGTCTGGATGTAGACCTACCATTGCGCCTCAACGCATTTCAGCACCACGGCGTCAAAGGCGAAGCTCTCAACTGGCCAACCATGCAAAAGCCGGATGTGGAACGCATTGCGTTAGAGCTACAAACAGCGGGCGTGAGGAATGTCATCACCCCTGCGGTTTATGTGTGAGGTAGACGCAAAGCCTCACACTACGCTTTCTTCTGCATCCGGAACTTCTGCGGCGAGAGGCCTATCGCACCTTCGAATGCTCGTGAGAAAGCACTGCGGCTGCGGAAGCCGATGAGGTGTGAAATGCGCTCAATGGGATGGTCGGTTTCCAGCAGCATGGTAGCGGCCCTGCGCATGCGTACATCTCGCAGCAGTTCCATAGGTCCGCTGCCATAGGCCTCCTGAAACCGCTTGGCAAACCCACTGCGGCTCATGCCTGCCAGGGAGGCGAGGCTTTCAACGGAGTGTGAATCTCCCGGCGTATCAAGGATATGTCGCAAAACGGGCCACATGCGTTGATCGCGTAAGGCAGCCATCCATTCCAAACCACCAAGGGGATCATCAAACCGACGGCGGACCAACTCAATCATGCACTGCATCAACAATGCGCGCACCATAGCAAGGCTACCTGGGGCAGGTTCTGCAAGCTCTTGCAACAACCGTTCAATAGGTGCAGCGAAAGCATTTTCGCCGGTTCTGTTCTCGACAATTGGCTCTTGCACCAGATCAATCAGATTTTCCATCTGCCGTAAGCTGAGTGAAATGCGAGCGCAGATGGCGATCAACTGGCCTTTATCCTGACTGTCACTGTTATGGATGAGGTGAGCCATCTTCAGCTTGTCGGGGTTGCAGCTGGGAATCGGATCCTGAATCTGCCCAAAACTGCGCAATACATGTGTTTTGAGAGCAGGCACAAGGATCAAAGACCCACGACTAACGGGGATGGCCGGGCGGGCGGGCAGCACCAGCTCCCCCTCCCCGGCGAGCACATAGTGCAGCGTGGCGAGTGGGTCTTTGCCCAAATCCAGATCGCAGGCACCGTTCAGCTCACACAAGGCAAACGGATGGGCCTGTATCTCCATTTCGTCGAGAATAAAATGAATATCCATGAGTGTATCTATAAAGCGCAGCGCGATAGAATGATACATAAAGAGACGATAAGGTACCATTTCTGGACCATAAAGCACATTGCATGACGCATCTTCAACTTACCAACTTGAAGAAGGAACAGACAATGTGTAACGATCATGATCACAAGAAAACACTCAGCCGCCGCGACGCTCTGCGTGGTGGGCTTGCAACAGCAGCCGCTGTGGGCGGCGTTGTTGTAGCTGGTGCGGCACAAGCAAAGTCTAACGATAAGGCACCTGATCCTTATGCACCGGTTGCAAATTCTGTTCTGCCACCAAGCAACATGAAGCTGGATCTGAAGCGCACAGCTCTCGTTATTACAGACCCACAGAATGACTTCCTATCACCTAAAGGAGTTACATGGGGCGTGGTTGGCGAAAGCGTGACACGCAACAACACCGTCAACAACATCGAGCGTCTATTCAAAGCTGCAAAGGCCTCTGACCTTACCGTTGCTGTTTCTCCTCACTACTATTACCCAACCGATCATGGTTGGAAATTTGAGGGTGCACTTGAAAAACTGATGCACAACATTGGCATGTTTGACCGCAAAAGCGCGCTTAATCTGGATGGCTTTGAAGGTTCAGGCGCTGACTGGTTGGAGCTTTACAAGCCATACATCAATGACGGCAAAACCATTATCACCTCACCGCATAAGGTTTACGGCAACGATACCAACGACCTTTCTTTGCAACTGCGCAAGCAGGGTGTGGATCAGGTTATCCTTGCAGGCATGTCTGCAAACCTTTGCACCGAAAGCCACATGCGCGAATTGATCGAGCAAGGCTTTGAAGTCGGCGTCGTCAGCGATGGCACCGCAGCGGCTATCATTCCAGATGGTGATGGCTACCTCGCTGCTCTGACCAACTTCCGCTTTATTGCAAATGCGGTTTGGACCACAGATGAAGTCGTTAAGCTGCTCCAAGCTTAATGCAGAGTACGCACCGCCTTTTTCCATGGCGGTGCGTTTTCTATTTTGAACTGCGGTTGATTTGAACAGCATACGCGCCTGCAATCGGCTAAACACAGCCATGGCTCAGAAATTAAAAATAGGTCGCCGCGTCGGCGGTTGGCTCTATCTCCATCGGTCAGGTGTGGACCTTCTGCATCCAGAGGATGCAGAGCGGCTGGCACAAGCCCTCGCCCATTTGCCAGATGCACAATGGAATCTTTGCAAAATCGGCAAAGACAAGATCTCGCTCCTCCATTACGAGGCGTTTGAGGTCTCAGGTTTCCCGGTACTGCTGCACTCCATTACGTTTGACCTGAAGACAAACGCAAATAAAGCCATCGATTATTCCAAACGCGATAACCCGCCCATCTTACATCGCAAAGAGCTTTTGTTGCCCGAAGACGACCCGAATATCCCGATGTATGAAGCTCTCACCAAAGCAGCGGAAGGTTATGGGTTGTTTATCAATCCAGCAGGCATCGGAACCCGGCGCGCATGGGATAAACGCATATTTGAGGCTGGGTTGAAACTGGAAGGTCATGCGTTAATCAAGCTGGTTTAGGAGATGGCCAATAGGCTTTTGGTGTTTCCTCCAGCCAATATTTTCAACGAAACCCGTCTCACTCAGCCAATGGGTAGTTGCGGATGAAGCGATCTGTGAAAATAAGCAGGATTATGCCGGGGATTGATGCAACTAGGGCGATGCCTGCGCCAGTTGCGTCCAACGCGCCGCCTGAGATTTTCGCAAACAGAAGGGTCGGCAACGTAATGATTTTGCCCTGCCCGATGAAAAACGTCAGCAAAAACAGGTTGGTGGAGACCAGAAACGTGAACAATGAGCCTGCAATGACGCCCGGCAAAATCATCGGCAGCGTCACCTTGAAAAACACCTGCCTGCGGCTTGCACCCAGCACCCGGGCATGGTCTTCCGCCTCGGTTCCCTGCCCTTGGTAGACAGCAGTTAACATCCGTACCATGTAAGGTATTGTCGGGATCAAGTGAACGAGGATCACGCCTGCATAGGTTCCAGCCAAACCCAGTGTGATGAAGATCATCAGCAAAGCAATACCTATCGCAGCTTCTGGTAGAAGCAACGGCAGCGCTATCAAAAACTCCAACTGATTTTTGCCGCGAAAATCCCTTTGTGCCAACACGCGAGCAGCGGGCAAACAAATGATCAGGCACAGCAAGGTCACAACAATCCCGATGCCAAGGGTGTTAAGTGTTGCTTCCACCACGCGGGAGCTGGGGGAGAAAACATAATCCCACGCCAGTGGAAAAGGAGATCGCGTGCGCTGTTCATGCCACCACACGGTTGGCAGGACATTTGGCCATGCCCACCGAAATGCCAGAGACTGAATGATAAGAGGTGCAAACGGTGCGATGGTGAACACTGCCATTGCAAGCACGAACAAGCGCTGCCAAGGACTTATGGCTTTGATATCTCGCAGTTTGGGGCCGTGAGCACTCATCTAAACTCTCCCCCGTGCACGTTCATATCTGCGATAACCCAGCAAATACGCCGCGAGGAATACCCCGGAAACCAGCGCTAACGAGACCACAACAGCCATGCCTTGCAACTGAAATGCGTAGTTGGCATCCTGAAAATACCGCCATGCCAGAACAGGAAGGGTATCAGGATAACCGCCTCCAAGGATAAGCGGTGCTTCAAAGGCCCCAATGTTGAATGCAAAACAGATGAGAGAGGCTGACACAATACCGGGCATAATCTGCGGAAGAGTGACCCGCCAGAAAATCTGCTGTGTCGTCGCGCCCAGCACCATGGCCGCTTCAACCGTATCCTCGCCTTTGCGGGCAAGAACAGCAGCTAAGGTCAGCGTCATGAACGGAACTTGCTTCCAGACATAAACAGCAATGATGCCCCAACCCCAATGAGTTTTCAGAATACGCGCAAACTGTGATGGGTCGTCAATCCAGCCAACTGCTGCGGAGAACCGGGAGAGCAATCCACCGTTACCGAGCATAATCAAAGCTAGCGCGATACCAACTGTATAAGGCACCATCAACGGCAAGCGGATGAGAGCTGCAAAAAGGCGAGAGCTTTTGAAGCGTTTTGAAAGAGCAATACTAAGAGGCACTGAAATGACGAGGCCAATCAGCGTTGCTGCAAATCCATAATAGAGCGTATAGCCCAAAGACACCCAGAATCCGGGCGAGAACCAAAGGCGCTCGAAATAAATAGTGGTTGGGAAGTCATTAATGCCGAACCAAGGTGCATAACCAAAGCTTTGCAAAACTCCCAGTAAAACGGCCCCACCAAACAAACCCACCAAAACCACAAGTAATGGCGTTACTTCTGCCACATCGCGCAGTGTCTGCATCCTGTTCGTCATCGCGGTCGTTTGGGTGTTGGCTGGACGTGCCTCAGGCATCAATATTCATTTCATTGAGAGAGGCAGATGGCAGTGCACCGCCATCTGCGTAATCCAGAGTTAGTTGTTCAGCTCACCTGAAAATTCGGCAATGATATCAGCAAGCGGTTTATCTTCTTTGCGCTCAATAACGGCCAGCCAGGTCGCCTCAATCACATCAACAAGGCTTGCGTTTGTGTCAGGTGCAATGTTGTCGTCAAAGTCTTGCTGAGTCACGCCATAATGCGGTGGTGCTGCGGCTTCCACAACGGCGTTTTCCTCTGCAGTTAAGCGCCATAGATCCAGCCCAACCGGCATTCCTGCTGTCTTCAACATGGAGGCCTGCGCTTCCATGGAGGAGAAGTAATTAATAGCAACAAGAGCTGCAGCCGGGTTCGGGCTGTTCAACGGCACGGCAAGGTAGTTCTTGTTTTTGATCATGTTGCCAGTCGGGAAGATCATCTCTTCTGCCTGTTCAGGATAAGCACCTGTGATCAAACCATTGTGGTTGCCAAACACGCCAAACTTACAGCTGAAATTGACCTCCGAGTTGAGGAACAGATTGTCCAGCTCTCCCGAGTTTTCAGCATAGCGCGGCGAACCGGAACTTCCGCCAAGCAGCAACGGCTCGAGGCTTTTTAGGTACTCAAAACCGGGTGTCATCAGGCGAGCCAACTCCGCGCCGCCGAGCTCTTCAAAGGATTTCTGGTAGGGCTCCGCCCCAGTCCCATCTGGATTATGGGCATAAAGCACAGACTGCACGAAGGTGTTGCCCAGATAATGAGGCGGCTTCACATAGGTGAACTTGCCCGGATTGGCTTTCAAGTAGGTCTTGAGCTGTGAAAATGTAGTGGGTGTATTTTCGACAGGAACATGAGCGCGGTTGACGGAGCACACATATTGCTCACCAGACCATGGCATTTCCTGGTAGCCGGTCTTAACGCCGAAATCGCGCAGGTTCAAAAGCGAACGGGTATCAGATTCATCCCATTCGAAGTTCATAGAATTTGGCAGGCGATTGGCAAAAGCACCCCAAAGCGCATTTTGCTGCTTTAAAGAGTAGAAGTTCTCGCCATTCACCCAAATCAGATCAACGCTACCCTGTTCCTCACCGCGTCCGGCCGCCAGTTCTGCGATCACAACATCAATGGTATCTTTTGTTGCAGTGATGCGGACCGGATTGAGTTTTACCCCTTCGGCAGCAAGTGCTGGCTGGGCTACTTGATCCATCCACAGGTTGAGGATGTCAGACCCACCCCAATAATAGAAATTGACGGTGCCTTGTGCACGCGCTTTGGTCGTCACATCTTCCCAACCAAGGTTGCCTTTCAAGAACTCACTGCGGAACAGGCCCGGCGCGTCTTCTGCCTGTGCAGCACCGCTCAAGCTTGCCAAGGCGAGCGTGCTTGCAAGAAGCATTTGCTGTGTGAGTGCTTTCGATCTTCCCATTAAATTTCCCCAAAGATTTCGGTAGAGCTGCTTTATTGCAACAGCCATATTTGTTCTGGCGGAAGGGTTACAGTAACCGCATCGCCTGTTTTTCGTTTAAGTGTAGATGCTTCTTCGACGGTCAGAGATCCCTCTCCTACCTGAAGCGTATAGCGCATCATAGCGCCAAGAAATTCTGCTCGTTTGATAAGGCCAGAAAAGATGTTAGGCCCTACCGGAGCCAATGCATCCCCTAAAGTGATGCTCTCATATCGCACCATCGCCTTGGTGGGATCTTCTAGTTTGATGTTTGATTTAACGCTAAATTTCAAGGGCCCGAATGGGCTTTGAATATGCGAACTGGAGTGCGTGCAACATTCAAAAATATTGGAGTGCCCCATGAAGCGTGCTGTCTGCTCATTGGCTGGTTGCTGGTAGATCTCATCGGGCGCTGCCAACTGCGCAATACGCCCATCAAACATAACCGCAATCCGGTCTGCCAGATCCATCGCCTCAATTTGATCATGCGTGACGAGCAGCGTTGTCATGCCGTATTCATCATGCAAATCACGAATAAATTGGCGCATTTCGGTGCGCAGAAGCGTGTCGAGGCTGGCCATTGGTTCATCCAAGAGCAGCACATCTGGTTTTGTCACCAGTGTGCGGGCAATAGCGACACGTTGCATTTGCCCACCAGAGAGTTGAGGAGGAAAGCGCTTGGCAAAAGCGGAAAGGCGCACAACCTCCAGCATTTCTCCAACTAACTGGTTTTGCTGTTGCAAGGGCATTCCGCGGACGGACAAACCAAATGCAACATTCTGTTCCACGGTCATGTGGGGAAATAAGCCAAAGCGTTGAGAAACAAGGCCAACCTTACGATTCTGAACAGGCAGATTGGTCACATCCCGGCCATCAAACCAAATTGAACCCGAGGTCGGCTGTTCCAATCCGCAAACCATACGCAAACTGGTGGTTTTACCGCAACCAGAGGGGCCTAGAAGAACGAGAAATTCACCACTGGACACATCAAGATTTATCCGATCAACCGCAGGCGCGCCGGAGAATACTCTTGATACATCTTTGAGTTGAACCTTCGTCACGAGGGGCCTCTTCACTCATCTTGATCGGGACTGTTAGGCCCAGTTTATTATTATAGTTTTCAAGCAATTAGGAAACCTGCACAATAACTGGAGTGATCTTCCAGAAGTACAAAGGCTCCAGTTTCCATGGGCAATTAAGTAATTTGCACACTATGCCAGCAAGTTGTTGACAGTACAGTAAAATCGGTGTGAAGTCGACGTTATGAAATGGGCAAAAAGCCTACACAGCTGGCATTCAATGCGTGCCGTCTTCTATTTCTTATAGCTGTATTGGCAGCAAACGAACCTCACCAATTCTAAGAGTTTTGCAAGAAGCTCATATTACTGAATAATTTCGAACATCATTTTTGCTCAATGCGTATTTAGGGATCTATGCATCAGCATTTGCAAAGGCGAACCAGAACTGTTCCGCAATTGGTTTGCTCTGTGAATAGATTTCGCGAAAAGGAGCGGGAAAGTTAGTTTTTGCAAACGCAATATCCCCTTCGTTAAAATGCTTTCGGTAAATATCTTCCACGTCCTTAGACATGACCTCTGCACGAGCCCCTTTCTTGCAATAATCAAACGCACAAGCCAGTAATTGCTTGCGGAGCCCTTTATCCTCAATCGTGGAAAGTTGAGGAATGACCGCAAAGCCAAGATCATTCAGTCCAAGATTAACTTGCCCACGAATATCGTTAGGTTCAAGCAACTTCAGTTCATAGAATTTGTTTATATGCCCAACGAATTCTGCAGTATCGTTCTCCATTGCCTCTTGGGGCAAGTAAGTAACTGAGATATTTTTCAACTGATCTGCCACAGCTTGCCAAGCGAACGAACTCGTCACCGTATTGTTTGCAAAGTCATGAAAGTTAGTCCGGGCTCCGCGCCAAGCCAAACCGTGCAAGAACAAAGAAATCAGATAGTCCGTCCGCCCCTGAACTGTCACAAGTGTCTCCACCTCCACGCCAGTGCGTTGTAACCCTTCAACCAAACGCACATACCGCTTTAAATATGGATAGAAACTACCAGTGTGAAATGGCTTTCCCATCAAGCGTTCATGAGACAACCGATATGTATCTGTACCTCTCCTATAAATAGCCTCCTGAAACAGTTCAGCCAGTTGCGATGCTTTGGGTTTAATCAACCTGTTCTCATAGAGCGTCATGAATGCGCTGTTTTTGAAACTCGTCCGGTCATCAAATAGGTCAGGATGTTTGGCATAAAGCTGTTTTTGAAGCGCAGTTGTACCTGTCTTATGAGCTCCGATATGAACTAGAATTTTTTTCATCAGCACAGACCTTCAGAAACAAGCATCCGATCAGCCTACTTACATTTGCCTGTACTGCTATTCCTCAATATTGGCCCCTGTAATGGAATAGAGGAGGTTCACCAGTCATCTGAACTGCGCGCAACTTACATAATAATATGCGCTTAAAGACTTTACTTTGGAGCCAGTTCTTCCAGAAACTGCTCTAACTGCAAACTCCGGACTGCTGTCTGATCACCCATGCAAACTGACATGGCCAGACTGGCATGAGACCCTCCCTCATAAATCAATGCATTTGCCGAACAGGTTTCATCACGGAATTCAATCCAAGAGCGTTGCGCGGACTTCAGGCTGGATTTCACGTTAAAACTCGCCAGTTTCATAATTGCCTGATAGGCAGCATTTAAACGCTGGTCCCACACCATGTACTCTTGAACCGCACAATAGATCATGCGGTTGTTTTGGTAGCTATCACCAATGCAGGATTGCATAGTCTCGCCGTAGCACATCATGGCGGGATAACCGCCGCCATTCTCCTCCACACATTTTGCTACAGCGCCAGCTTCCAGTTCAGTGGGGGCTTCGGTTGCGAAAATATCTGTGCCCGTCAAAACAATAAGGGAAATACACAGGAATAGTGTTTGAAGAAAATTCATTGCAACCTCAAATATTACTCAATTTAATACCTTAATCGCATCGGCAATTTATTTAAACTGCCACTATTGAATGGTCTTTTGTATTATCTGAATTTCGCATAGTCTTCAGGATCTATAAACTGCTGCATTTCACTCCACAACAGCCTATTCAACAGCCGGCGCGGTAGAAGTGCTACGGCAAGTCTTATAGCCAGCGAGCTGTTCCCATAACTGATATTCGGTTGTTTCTTGGCCATACCTTTAACAATAACATTCACCAGTTTGGCAGGCGGCGTTGTTAGATATTTCGCCTTGTAAGCCTCATATTGCGCGCCATTGACTATGTTTGTTGCTGCTCCACCTGGATAAACACCGTAAATCTCGACGGGTGTTTTATAGAACTCGACCATCAACGCCTCTGTGAATCCACGGATCGCAAATTTTGACGCGCAGTAGTCTGAATTGTTGGGGATGCCGAGTAAGCCATAGATGCTGGAGATATTGACCAGCGCAGCTTCGCTCTGCTTAATCAGTTGCGGCAAAAACGCTTGCGTTCCGTTTACAACTCCATTGAAATTTACATTCATAGTGCGCTGAAAATCATCTGGCGCCATTGCATAAAACGGCTTGGCAGCGCCCCGTATTCCTGCATTGTTGACCACCACATGAGCGGAACCAACCAAACTTTGCACTTCTATGGCAAACCGCTGCATTTCCAACCGATCTGCCACATCAAAATCACAAGTGAAGATCTGACAATTTGGGTATTTGGTATGGACCAGTTCATGCGTTTCCCGCAGCCGCTCAACATCGTGATCGTTGAGTGCTAGTTTCGCACCGAGGTCGGCGAATTTCATCGCAAATGCTCGGCCTATTCCAGAACCGGCACCCGTTATCACAACTGTTTTGCCTGCAAAGTCTTTCATCACCAGCTCTCCTCAAGCCAGGAGGCAATTCTCATGCAAGTCTATCGACATTTTGCCCCTAGGGTAAGTGAGAAACGTAGCGTTACGTCCCTTCGATTTTAGGGAAAACATGCGATATGTCACCTAAATCGGGTTTGCCCCAGCCTGGGGAAAACGCACCTTGTGCGTATTTTGGCGAATAGTTTTCGGAACGTTTTACTCGTCGAATTATCATTTGAATACAATGAGTTAGCTCAATTTATTTCTTCATCACCCAACCTATGCTTACTTGTCTTTCAGCGTCCAAAAACCGCACAAATTGCGCAAAATTATCGCCATAATCGGGTATATCATATTGTCTTATCGGCATAAGTGTCTTAAGTTACTCTTCAATTAATTGAGGTGGCTAATAATAGCCGCCGGACTGAATTCACGAGTACGCAGAGCCTCCCAAAACATTTGCGACGTGTGTCATCAAGTTATTCTGATCACTCTCAGAAACAAAAGATGCCACGCAATTTTTGATGATCCGGAAAACCAGCTTAAAAACCCTTGCCGCACACCACGACAACTGCGTTTAAGTTTAGTTCCTCAAGATAACCGCGAGATTATAACCCGGAGACCTTGATGAGCAGTTTTGAAATACTTCTATACCTTGCCGCAGGTATTTCCTTGTTGTTTTGGGCAACCAGAATGATCCGGACCGGGGTAGAGCGTGCGATTGGCCAGAAGTTTCAGGGCTGGATGCAGCAGGCATCTAAAAACCGTTACACCAGTTTCACCACTGGCTTGCTTGTTTCAATTATTCTGCAAAGCGCGACAGCGACAGCCATTCTGGCTCGGGGGTTCATCAGCAAAGGCACAATTACGCTGGCCGCAGGCCTCGCAATTATGCTTGGCGCGGACCTTGGGTCCACCATGGTGGTACAGGTGTT
The sequence above is drawn from the Pseudovibrio sp. Tun.PSC04-5.I4 genome and encodes:
- a CDS encoding YjjW family glycine radical enzyme activase — its product is MNLPHATVSKVIKFSCVDGPGNRLVLFLQGCNFACPSCHNPHTMKLCNDCGDCIPECPSGALTIVQGKVLHDPSICEHCDKCLDVCPINANPKVTQYSVEDVLVLLRRNKPFLNGITISGGEATTQLKFIIALFSAIKTEEKLKDLTCFIDSNGYLPNTAWQTVLPVTDGVMLDIKAFNNDLHSLLTSRSNERVLSSAKLLYDAGKLHELRYLLIPHRTDKPEELEQLKAFMLGLDVDLPLRLNAFQHHGVKGEALNWPTMQKPDVERIALELQTAGVRNVITPAVYV
- a CDS encoding AraC family transcriptional regulator, which translates into the protein MDIHFILDEMEIQAHPFALCELNGACDLDLGKDPLATLHYVLAGEGELVLPARPAIPVSRGSLILVPALKTHVLRSFGQIQDPIPSCNPDKLKMAHLIHNSDSQDKGQLIAICARISLSLRQMENLIDLVQEPIVENRTGENAFAAPIERLLQELAEPAPGSLAMVRALLMQCMIELVRRRFDDPLGGLEWMAALRDQRMWPVLRHILDTPGDSHSVESLASLAGMSRSGFAKRFQEAYGSGPMELLRDVRMRRAATMLLETDHPIERISHLIGFRSRSAFSRAFEGAIGLSPQKFRMQKKA
- a CDS encoding cysteine hydrolase, with protein sequence MCNDHDHKKTLSRRDALRGGLATAAAVGGVVVAGAAQAKSNDKAPDPYAPVANSVLPPSNMKLDLKRTALVITDPQNDFLSPKGVTWGVVGESVTRNNTVNNIERLFKAAKASDLTVAVSPHYYYPTDHGWKFEGALEKLMHNIGMFDRKSALNLDGFEGSGADWLELYKPYINDGKTIITSPHKVYGNDTNDLSLQLRKQGVDQVILAGMSANLCTESHMRELIEQGFEVGVVSDGTAAAIIPDGDGYLAALTNFRFIANAVWTTDEVVKLLQA
- a CDS encoding ABC transporter permease subunit; this translates as MSAHGPKLRDIKAISPWQRLFVLAMAVFTIAPFAPLIIQSLAFRWAWPNVLPTVWWHEQRTRSPFPLAWDYVFSPSSRVVEATLNTLGIGIVVTLLCLIICLPAARVLAQRDFRGKNQLEFLIALPLLLPEAAIGIALLMIFITLGLAGTYAGVILVHLIPTIPYMVRMLTAVYQGQGTEAEDHARVLGASRRQVFFKVTLPMILPGVIAGSLFTFLVSTNLFLLTFFIGQGKIITLPTLLFAKISGGALDATGAGIALVASIPGIILLIFTDRFIRNYPLAE
- a CDS encoding ABC transporter permease subunit, with the protein product MPEARPANTQTTAMTNRMQTLRDVAEVTPLLVVLVGLFGGAVLLGVLQSFGYAPWFGINDFPTTIYFERLWFSPGFWVSLGYTLYYGFAATLIGLVISVPLSIALSKRFKSSRLFAALIRLPLMVPYTVGIALALIMLGNGGLLSRFSAAVGWIDDPSQFARILKTHWGWGIIAVYVWKQVPFMTLTLAAVLARKGEDTVEAAMVLGATTQQIFWRVTLPQIMPGIVSASLICFAFNIGAFEAPLILGGGYPDTLPVLAWRYFQDANYAFQLQGMAVVVSLALVSGVFLAAYLLGYRRYERARGRV
- a CDS encoding ABC transporter substrate-binding protein; protein product: MGRSKALTQQMLLASTLALASLSGAAQAEDAPGLFRSEFLKGNLGWEDVTTKARAQGTVNFYYWGGSDILNLWMDQVAQPALAAEGVKLNPVRITATKDTIDVVIAELAAGRGEEQGSVDLIWVNGENFYSLKQQNALWGAFANRLPNSMNFEWDESDTRSLLNLRDFGVKTGYQEMPWSGEQYVCSVNRAHVPVENTPTTFSQLKTYLKANPGKFTYVKPPHYLGNTFVQSVLYAHNPDGTGAEPYQKSFEELGGAELARLMTPGFEYLKSLEPLLLGGSSGSPRYAENSGELDNLFLNSEVNFSCKFGVFGNHNGLITGAYPEQAEEMIFPTGNMIKNKNYLAVPLNSPNPAAALVAINYFSSMEAQASMLKTAGMPVGLDLWRLTAEENAVVEAAAPPHYGVTQQDFDDNIAPDTNASLVDVIEATWLAVIERKEDKPLADIIAEFSGELNN
- a CDS encoding ABC transporter ATP-binding protein gives rise to the protein MTKVQLKDVSRVFSGAPAVDRINLDVSSGEFLVLLGPSGCGKTTSLRMVCGLEQPTSGSIWFDGRDVTNLPVQNRKVGLVSQRFGLFPHMTVEQNVAFGLSVRGMPLQQQNQLVGEMLEVVRLSAFAKRFPPQLSGGQMQRVAIARTLVTKPDVLLLDEPMASLDTLLRTEMRQFIRDLHDEYGMTTLLVTHDQIEAMDLADRIAVMFDGRIAQLAAPDEIYQQPANEQTARFMGHSNIFECCTHSSSHIQSPFGPLKFSVKSNIKLEDPTKAMVRYESITLGDALAPVGPNIFSGLIKRAEFLGAMMRYTLQVGEGSLTVEEASTLKRKTGDAVTVTLPPEQIWLLQ
- a CDS encoding lysozyme inhibitor LprI family protein, with amino-acid sequence MNFLQTLFLCISLIVLTGTDIFATEAPTELEAGAVAKCVEENGGGYPAMMCYGETMQSCIGDSYQNNRMIYCAVQEYMVWDQRLNAAYQAIMKLASFNVKSSLKSAQRSWIEFRDETCSANALIYEGGSHASLAMSVCMGDQTAVRSLQLEQFLEELAPK
- a CDS encoding SDR family oxidoreductase, translated to MKDFAGKTVVITGAGSGIGRAFAMKFADLGAKLALNDHDVERLRETHELVHTKYPNCQIFTCDFDVADRLEMQRFAIEVQSLVGSAHVVVNNAGIRGAAKPFYAMAPDDFQRTMNVNFNGVVNGTQAFLPQLIKQSEAALVNISSIYGLLGIPNNSDYCASKFAIRGFTEALMVEFYKTPVEIYGVYPGGAATNIVNGAQYEAYKAKYLTTPPAKLVNVIVKGMAKKQPNISYGNSSLAIRLAVALLPRRLLNRLLWSEMQQFIDPEDYAKFR